In Cicer arietinum cultivar CDC Frontier isolate Library 1 chromosome 7, Cicar.CDCFrontier_v2.0, whole genome shotgun sequence, a single window of DNA contains:
- the LOC101508091 gene encoding hydroquinone glucosyltransferase-like, protein METKTHIAIVTVPVYSHLRSILEFAKKLINLDKNIHVTCINPIFGSPFNNVKSLFETLPSTINYIFLPSINLEDLPKDIHPALKVQATIYRSIPIIYDALNTLHSSSKLVAIVADGLITEALPLAKKLNILAYSYFPSTTMLLSLCLYSSKLDKKICSEYKELLEPLEIPGCIPINGSDLPDPMQDRSGEAYKVFLEANDRFYLADGIMINSFLELEEITIKALQQKEGEGIPSIYPIGPFIQNNVSCDNKGISDSEYFRWLDKHEEKSILYVSFGSGGTLCNDQIIELAYGLELSGQNFLWVLRPPNKFGVIDDIGSDENEEDVFQFLPNGFLERTKGKGFVVPYWAPQIEILGHSSIGGFLSHCGWNSTLESVVNGIPLIAWPLFAEQKMNAALVTDGLKVAIRPKLNEKGIVERREIDKVVNNLMVGEEGKEIRQRMEKLKGGAIDALKENGSSTRTLTQLALKWKSLGVTLEN, encoded by the coding sequence ATGGAGACCAAAACTCACATAGCCATAGTTACAGTTCCTGTTTATAGTCATCTACGTTCAATTCTTGAATTCGCCAAGAAATTGATTAATCTAGACAAAAACATTCATGTCACATGCATCAACCCAATATTTGGTTCACCATTCAACAATGTCAAATCTCTATTTGAAACTCTTCCATCAACCATTAACTACATTTTTCTTCCAtcaataaatttagaagacTTACCAAAAGATATTCACCCTGCCCTCAAAGTTCAAGCCACTATATATCGTTCCATTCCTATAATTTATGATGCATTAAACACATTACATTCTAGTTCAAAACTTGTTGCTATTGTTGCTGACGGTTTAATAACCGAAGCGTTACCATTAGCTAAAAAACTCAATATTTTGGCCTATTCATATTTTCCATCCACTACTATGTTACTATCACTTTGTTTATATTCTTCCAAGCTAGACAAAAAAATTTGTTCCGAGTACAAAGAACTATTAGAACCTTTAGAAATTCCGGGTTGCATACCGATTAATGGTAGCGATCTTCCTGACCCTATGCAAGATCGATCGGGCGAAGCGTACAAGGTTTTTTTGGAAGCTAATGATAGATTTTATTTAGCTGATGGTATAATGATTAATAGCTTTCTTGAGCTTGAAGAAATTACCATAAAAGCTTTGCAACAAAAAGAGGGTGAAGGAATTCCTTCTATATATCCAATTGGACcttttatacaaaataatgtTTCATGTGATAATAAGGGAATTAGTGATAGTGAATATTTTAGATGGTTGGATAAGCATGAAGAAAAATCCATTTTATATGTTTCATTTGGAAGTGGTGGAACACTTTGTAATGATCAAATAATTGAGCTTGCATATGGATTAGAATTGAGTGGTCAAAATTTTTTGTGGGTTTTAAGGCCACCAAATAAATTTGGTGTTATTGATGACATTGGTAGTgatgaaaatgaagaagatgtttttcaatttttaccaAATGGTTTCTTGGAAAGAACAAAAGGGAAAGGTTTTGTAGTTCCATATTGGGCACCTCAAATTGAAATTCTTGGTCATAGTTCAATTGGTGGGTTTTTATCACATTGTGGTTGGAATTCAACACTAGAGAGTGTTGTAAATGGAATTCCATTAATTGCATGGCCACTTTTTGCTGAACAAAAGATGAATGCTGCTTTGGTAACTGATGGTTTGAAAGTGGCAATTAGGCCTAAACTTAATGAGAAAGGTATAGTGGAAAGGAGAGAGATTGATAAggttgtaaataatttaatggtAGGTGAAGAAGGAAAGGAAATTAGACAAAGAATGGAAAAGTTGAAAGGTGGTGCTATTGATGCTTTGAAGGAAAATGGATCTTCAACAAGGACACTTACACAATTGGCATTAAAATGGAAAAGTTTAGGGGTCACATTGGAGAACTAA
- the UGT72AA1 gene encoding hydroquinone glucosyltransferase: MDRKTHIAVVTVPIVSHQISISEFCKKLLNLNPNIHITLIIPVLDSLSNASKSIIASLSSLKINTIVLPSINLPPQTAPTLKLPLAMSLTMPSIIETLNSITSKVVAIVADYFAYEVFPLAKKHNILSYTFFPSSATVLSLCFNSTFLNETITCEFRDLKQPIQIPGCAVPIQGTDLPSSFQDRTSESYKHFLRRSEGINLCDGILVNSFVEFESKAVKTMMEKSINGDKPHVYMVGPIVQKNCDNTQNGKECLSWLDEQSQSSVVFVSFGSGGTISQKQMNELAYGLELSSQKFLWVLREPKDIASANYFGVSSIQEDPLSFLPKGFLERTKKQGFLVSNWAPQVNILSHKAIGGFLTHCGWFSTLECVVNGLPIIAWPLFAEQRMIATILADELKVAIRPKVDHESGIVEKGEISNVLKRLMVEDEGIKICERMKFLQYAAAGAIEVDGSSTTTLSQLVTKWTNLEGCNES; the protein is encoded by the coding sequence ATGGATAGAAAAACACACATTGCAGTAGTTACAGTTCCCATTGTAAGCCATCAAATATCAATCTCAGAGTTCTGCAAGAAACTCCTTAATCTCAATCCTAACATTCACATCACCTTAATCATTCCAGTATTAGATTCACTCTCCAATGCTTCCAAATCCATCATTGCTTCTCTTTCATCTCTCAAAATAAATACCATTGTTCTTCCTTCAATAAACTTGCCCCCACAAACTGCCCCTACTCTCAAACTCCCTCTTGCAATGTCTCTAACTATGCCATCTATCATTGAAACATTGAACTCAATAACATCAAAAGTAGTTGCTATAGTTGCTGATTATTTTGCCTATGAAGTTTTCCCATTAGCAAAAAAACACAAcattttatcatacacattttTTCCTTCATCAGCCACAGTTCTATCACTTTGTTTCAATTCAACATTTCTAAATGAAACAATTACTTGTGAGTTCAGAGATTTAAAACAACCAATCCAAATCCCAGGTTGTGCTGTTCCTATTCAAGGGACTGATCTTCCATCTTCATTTCAAGACAGGACTAGTGAATCTTACAAACATTTTCTTCGGCGTTCCGAAGGGATAAACCTTTGTGATGGAATATTGGTAAATAGTTTTGTTGAATTTGAATCAAAAGCAGTGAAAACCATGATGGAAAAAAGCATCAATGGTGATAAACCTCATGTTTACATGGTTGGACCTATTGTGCAAAAAAATTGTGACAATACTCAAAATGGGAAAGAATGTTTATCATGGTTAGATGAACAATCACAAAGTTCtgttgtgtttgtttcatttggTAGTGGAGGAACAATTTCTCAAAAACAAATGAATGAGTTAGCATATGGATTAGAATTGAGTAGCCAAAAGTTTCTTTGGGTTTTGAGAGAACCAAAAGATATAGCTAGTGCTAATTATTTTGGTGTTTCTTCTATACAAGAAGATCCTTTAAGTTTTTTACCAAAAGGGTTCTTAGAAAGAACAAAAAAGCAAGGGTTTTTGGTTTCAAATTGGGCACCACAAGTTAATATTCTTAGTCACAAAGCTATTGGTGGATTTCTAACACATTGTGGTTGGTTTTCTACACTAGAGTGTGTTGTGAATGGTTTGCCAATAATAGCTTGGCCACTTTTTGCTGAGCAAAGAATGATTGCAACAATTCTAGCTGATGAACTTAAAGTTGCTATTAGGCCAAAGGTTGATCATGAGAGTGGCATTGTGGAAAAAGGTGAAATTTCCAATGTGTTGAAGAGGTTAATGGTAGAGGATGAAGGAATAAAGATTTGTGAGAGGATGAAATTTTTGCAATATGCTGCTGCTGGTGCAATAGAAGTAGATGGATCTTCCACTACAACCTTGTCTCAATTGGTCACAAAATGGACCAATTTAGAAGGCTGCAATGAAAGTTAG